CAGTTTATGGGTTGGGCCGCAAGTCTCTTCTTTGGGGGGGTCTGGGGGGCAGAGCCCCCCAGCTCCACGACCTTAAGGATACAGACACGGGGCCGGCTGGTACGCGCATCTCAGGCGGCCTCCGCGAGCTTCTCGAAGGCGGCAGGGCTCAGGTAGCCGAGGGCTGAGTGCCGGCGGCGGAGGTTGTACCAACTCTCGATGAAGTCGAACACCGCCAGCCGGGCTTCGGACTGGGTGCGGAAGCGCTGGCGAGCCAGCAGCTCGCACTCGAGCGTCGCAAAGAAGCTCTCGCACAGCGCGTTGTCGAAGCAGTCACCGACCGAGCCCATCGAGGGCCGGACCCCGGCCTGGCGGCAGCGCTGGCCGAACGCGAACGCGCTGTACTGCGTACCTTGGTCGGAATGGTGGATCACCTCCTGGGGCCGGCGCTGCCCCAACGCCATGTTCAAGGCGGCGAGCACGAGCTCGGTTCTCAAATGGGTCTCCATCGCCCAGCCCACGACACGGCGGCTCCAGGCATCGACGACCACGGCCAGATAGAGGAACCCCGACCAAGTCGGGATGTAGGTGATGTCGGCGACCCAGAGCCGGTCACGGCCTGCGGCTGTGAAGTTGCGCTCCACCAGGTCGGGAGCCGGGCGGGCCCGCTGGTCGCGCACTGTGGTCGAGAAGCGGCTGCGCCGGCTGACTCCCTGAAGCCCTGCTTCGTGGAGCAGCCGCGACACCCGCTTGCGGCTGACGCGCGTCCCCTCCGCGGCCAACTCGGCGTGGATCCGAGGCGCTCCGTAGGTGCCTCGCGAACGCTGGTGAATGCTCCGGATCTGTGCCAACAGCGCCTCATCTGACTGCGCACGCTGCGAGCGTGGACGACCTGCC
This is a stretch of genomic DNA from Terriglobales bacterium. It encodes these proteins:
- a CDS encoding IS3 family transposase (programmed frameshift), yielding MRRFRAPYPLEFRRQMVELVHAGRTPEELSREFEPTAQAIRNWVRQSDLDQGRRSDGLTSAELTELRQLRRENRQLREEREILAKAGGLVCSGDRFDPTAVFEFVKANQAMYAIRRMCDLLGVSPSGYYAWAGRPRSQRAQSDEALLAQIRSIHQRSRGTYGAPRIHAELAAEGTRVSRKRVSRLLHEAGLQGVSRRSRFSTTVRDQRARPAPDLVERNFTAAGRDRLWVADITYIPTWSGFLYLAVVVDAWSRRVVGWAMETHLRTELVLAALNMALGQRRPQEVIHHSDQGTQYSAFAFGQRCRQAGVRPSMGSVGDCFDNALCESFFATLECELLARQRFRTQSEARLAVFDFIESWYNLRRRHSALGYLSPAAFEKLAEAA